From Sebaldella sp. S0638, a single genomic window includes:
- a CDS encoding ABC-F family ATP-binding cassette domain-containing protein — MAIIQLKNVYKQFSGEYILNKISFSIENRDKIGLVGLNGAGKSTLIRILLGMETHDQNEYNEFGEITKLPDLRIGYLSQEYNFSDEKNTVYEEMLSIFHDEMELWRKIQKTNMRLSVAEPDELEGILEELEKLNAEYEAKDAYTLEYKIKQILTGLELGTEYYDRTLEKLSGGERARVSLAKLLLQEPELLILDEPTNHLDLYSIEWLEDFLKKYNKAFLLVSHDRYFLDNVCNKMFELENKKLYKYDGNFSDFIIQKELILKGEMKRYEKEQEKIKKTEEYIARYKAGIKSKQARGRQKILDRLERMDDPVFNPGRMKLKFEITSATGDNVLKVKNIEKSYNDKKVLNNINFDLYKGDRVGIIGKNGIGKSTLLKIIIGNEKQDKGTVEFGSRVKTGYYDQNHQNLDYRNDIITELNTRLDLTEEFLRNLAGGFLFTGEETSKKIENLSGGEKVRVSFMKLIMEKPNFLILDEPTNHLDIYSIEVLEDSLEDYEGTMLIVSHDRHFLDSICNKIYYLDENGLEVFDGNYEDYKESIAGKGAKESAGKQEQKLSYEEQKERGRQISRLKNALAKLEKEIEDIEQEKEKLADEYGKAGKKNDVGLLIEIQEKIDALEQQETDRMDEWEKINLELEEIEGE, encoded by the coding sequence ATGGCTATAATTCAGTTAAAAAATGTATATAAACAATTTTCAGGTGAGTATATACTGAATAAAATATCATTTAGTATAGAAAACAGAGATAAAATAGGACTTGTGGGGCTGAACGGAGCCGGAAAGTCTACGCTTATAAGAATACTTCTTGGTATGGAGACACATGACCAGAATGAATATAACGAGTTCGGAGAGATAACGAAGCTTCCTGATCTGCGTATAGGATATTTATCACAGGAGTATAATTTTTCCGATGAGAAAAATACTGTATATGAAGAGATGCTCTCTATATTTCATGATGAAATGGAACTATGGAGAAAAATCCAGAAGACCAATATGAGACTTTCTGTGGCGGAACCTGATGAACTGGAAGGGATATTAGAGGAACTGGAAAAATTAAATGCAGAATACGAGGCTAAAGATGCCTATACTTTAGAGTATAAAATAAAGCAGATACTTACAGGGCTGGAACTGGGGACGGAATATTACGACAGAACACTGGAAAAATTAAGCGGTGGAGAAAGAGCAAGGGTTTCGCTTGCCAAGCTTCTGCTTCAGGAACCTGAACTTCTTATTCTCGATGAGCCTACGAACCATCTTGATCTGTATTCTATAGAATGGCTCGAAGACTTTTTGAAAAAATATAATAAGGCATTCCTGCTGGTATCTCATGACAGGTATTTTTTGGATAATGTATGTAATAAGATGTTTGAACTGGAAAACAAAAAATTATATAAGTATGACGGGAATTTCTCAGACTTTATAATTCAAAAGGAACTCATACTAAAGGGTGAGATGAAAAGGTATGAGAAAGAACAGGAAAAAATCAAGAAAACAGAAGAGTATATTGCCAGATATAAGGCTGGGATAAAGTCCAAGCAGGCAAGAGGAAGGCAGAAAATACTGGACAGACTTGAAAGAATGGATGATCCTGTTTTTAATCCGGGCAGAATGAAACTGAAATTTGAGATAACTTCAGCTACAGGAGATAATGTATTAAAGGTAAAAAATATAGAGAAAAGTTATAATGATAAAAAAGTATTAAATAACATAAATTTCGATCTTTATAAGGGTGACAGAGTAGGAATAATAGGGAAAAACGGAATAGGGAAGTCTACTCTTCTAAAAATAATAATCGGGAATGAAAAACAGGATAAAGGAACAGTAGAATTCGGAAGCAGAGTAAAGACGGGATATTATGATCAGAATCATCAGAATCTTGATTACAGGAATGATATAATAACTGAGCTTAACACAAGGCTTGATCTTACAGAGGAATTTCTCAGAAACCTCGCAGGTGGTTTTTTGTTCACAGGTGAGGAGACTTCCAAGAAAATAGAAAATCTGAGCGGCGGAGAAAAAGTAAGGGTGTCTTTTATGAAACTCATTATGGAAAAGCCGAATTTTCTTATACTGGATGAACCTACAAATCATTTGGATATTTATTCAATAGAGGTTTTGGAAGATTCGCTGGAAGATTATGAGGGGACAATGCTTATAGTTTCTCATGACAGACACTTTTTGGACAGTATATGCAATAAGATATATTATCTTGATGAAAACGGTCTTGAGGTATTTGACGGAAATTATGAGGATTATAAGGAAAGTATCGCCGGGAAAGGTGCAAAAGAAAGTGCCGGTAAGCAGGAGCAAAAGCTGAGCTATGAGGAGCAGAAAGAAAGAGGACGTCAGATTTCAAGACTTAAGAATGCTCTGGCAAAACTGGAAAAAGAAATAGAAGATATAGAGCAGGAAAAAGAAAAGCTTGCCGACGAATATGGCAAAGCCGGGAAAAAGAACGATGTGGGACTTTTAATTGAGATACAGGAAAAGATAGATGCTCTGGAACAGCAGGAAACTGATAGAATGGATGAATGGGAAAAAATAAATCTTGAGCTGGAAGAAATTGAAGGGGAATAG
- a CDS encoding helix-turn-helix transcriptional regulator, with protein MLKERINYLCRQKNINRKELVHGLVATTHFANILAGRYPLPEDVAEKIAERLGVEKDYLLKTGYIDDNILNQAENITNKIFSYELNEELINSFPENNDFLTLELIQKLAKASFFLLAARKEEAAAVSENYLDFYLKQFENSETEIPVPLKKAILFYKMLASRTEQFSEDSLHYCMELQKFSYDNPNILLRLQTFQIEFLVQIRKFEAVEELIDKALAFCYYEGLLFQLTQLYIMYSGFYYKIGFINKALKYLEKAENSLQYNALEDQLGYSITIANNRIIMKIKLKFWDEMENDINTYERISKNVRDNIHFPAQVICYKCELYYQTGNLPALESLLKSLGELEKNFDQNMSLNFYLGIIEASKENEEKFMEYIKICLPYYEKYKVHDRLTDIYKILASQAEDKRQYKVSAEYYAKLVTILEESGVGYI; from the coding sequence ATGCTGAAAGAAAGAATAAACTATTTATGCAGACAAAAAAATATAAACAGAAAAGAACTGGTACACGGTCTTGTAGCTACCACGCATTTTGCGAATATCCTTGCGGGACGTTATCCGCTTCCTGAAGATGTCGCCGAAAAAATTGCCGAGAGATTGGGAGTAGAAAAGGATTACCTGCTAAAAACCGGCTATATTGATGATAATATCCTGAATCAGGCAGAAAATATTACAAATAAAATTTTTTCCTATGAACTAAATGAGGAACTTATAAATAGTTTTCCTGAAAACAACGATTTTCTTACTCTGGAACTTATACAAAAACTGGCCAAGGCCTCTTTTTTCCTTTTGGCAGCAAGAAAAGAGGAAGCTGCGGCTGTATCAGAAAACTATCTGGACTTTTACCTGAAACAGTTTGAAAACTCTGAAACAGAAATTCCTGTCCCCCTGAAAAAAGCAATACTTTTTTATAAAATGCTGGCTTCAAGAACAGAGCAGTTTTCAGAAGACTCATTACATTACTGTATGGAGCTTCAAAAGTTTTCATATGATAATCCTAACATTTTATTGCGTTTACAGACATTTCAGATAGAATTCCTTGTACAGATACGTAAATTTGAAGCTGTGGAAGAATTAATCGACAAAGCTCTTGCCTTCTGCTATTACGAGGGGCTTCTTTTTCAGCTGACACAGCTGTATATTATGTACAGCGGTTTTTATTATAAAATCGGCTTTATAAACAAGGCTCTGAAGTATCTTGAAAAAGCTGAAAATTCCCTTCAGTACAATGCACTGGAGGATCAGCTCGGATACTCGATTACAATTGCCAATAACCGTATTATTATGAAAATAAAGCTGAAATTCTGGGATGAAATGGAAAACGATATAAATACTTATGAAAGAATAAGTAAAAATGTCAGGGATAATATTCATTTTCCCGCACAGGTTATCTGTTATAAATGTGAACTTTACTATCAGACCGGTAATCTGCCGGCACTTGAAAGTTTGCTAAAAAGTCTTGGAGAACTGGAGAAGAATTTTGATCAGAATATGTCATTGAATTTTTATCTTGGAATTATTGAAGCTTCAAAAGAAAACGAAGAAAAATTTATGGAATATATAAAAATATGTCTCCCATATTATGAAAAATACAAAGTCCATGACAGACTTACCGACATTTATAAAATACTCGCTTCACAGGCGGAAGATAAGAGGCAGTATAAGGTATCTGCCGAGTATTATGCAAAGCTTGTTACTATACTGGAAGAATCCGGGGTCGGGTATATTTAA
- a CDS encoding aspartate/glutamate racemase family protein encodes MKTVGLIGGMSWESTSEYYKKINEGIKEHLGGLHSGKILMYSFDFEEIEVLQHKNQWDELTEMLVDAGVRLKKAGADFLAICTNTMHKVADEVAQRTGLPVLHIADVTAEAIIQKNKNVVGLLGTDFTMSEDFYKKRLNDKYNIEVMIPDEKERERVHKVIYDELCCGIVKMQSKSDFITIINNLKEKGAEGVILGCTEIPMLIEQKDLDIRVFDSMKLHAEAIVKEMLKD; translated from the coding sequence ATGAAAACAGTAGGATTAATAGGTGGGATGAGTTGGGAATCGACTTCAGAATATTACAAAAAGATAAATGAAGGAATAAAAGAGCATCTTGGCGGATTACATTCCGGTAAAATATTAATGTACTCTTTTGATTTTGAAGAGATTGAAGTTCTTCAGCATAAAAATCAGTGGGATGAACTAACGGAAATGCTGGTAGATGCCGGAGTAAGATTGAAAAAGGCCGGTGCAGACTTTTTGGCAATATGCACAAATACGATGCATAAAGTAGCAGATGAAGTGGCCCAAAGAACAGGGCTTCCCGTTCTTCATATAGCAGATGTTACAGCAGAAGCTATAATTCAAAAAAATAAAAATGTAGTGGGATTATTAGGGACGGATTTTACTATGTCTGAAGACTTTTATAAAAAACGTCTGAATGATAAGTATAATATAGAAGTAATGATTCCTGACGAAAAGGAAAGAGAAAGAGTACACAAAGTTATTTATGACGAGCTTTGCTGCGGGATAGTAAAGATGCAGTCAAAGTCTGATTTTATAACTATAATAAATAATCTGAAAGAAAAAGGCGCAGAAGGTGTTATTCTCGGATGTACTGAGATTCCAATGCTCATAGAACAGAAGGATCTGGATATAAGAGTGTTTGATTCCATGAAACTGCATGCTGAGGCAATAGTAAAAGAGATGTTAAAGGATTAG